In Cicer arietinum cultivar CDC Frontier isolate Library 1 chromosome 7, Cicar.CDCFrontier_v2.0, whole genome shotgun sequence, a single window of DNA contains:
- the LOC101508211 gene encoding phytohormone-binding protein-like: protein MIKEFKTQATLNVGLEILWAALAKDFMIIGPKVIPNIVKDVQLIDGDGGVGTTLIFNFFPGVSPINYQRERIAEFDELTHEIGLEVIEGGYLSQGLSFYQTNFQLSQIEEDKTLVNVKISYDHESEIEERVKPTKTSQSTLFYLDRLEKYLLHGALEDNV from the exons ATGATAAAGGAATTCAAAACCCAAGCAACACTAAATGTAGGGCTGGAGATCTTATGGGCAGCTCTGGCCAAGGATTTCATGATAATTGGTCCAAAGGTTATACCAAATATTGTGAAAGATGTGCAACTAATTGATGGGGATGGAGGAGTTGGGACAACCctcatctttaatttttttcctg GTGTATCTCCTATAAATTATCAGAGGGAGAGGATTGCTGAGTTTGATGAGTTAACCCATGAAATTGGGCTGGAAGTGATTGAAGGAGGCTATTTGAGTCAAGGCTTGTCATTCTACCaaacaaattttcaattatCTCAAATAGAAGAGGATAAGACTCTGGTCAACGTGAAGATTTCTTACGATCATGAATCCGAGATAGAAGAAAGAGTCAAACCAACAAAGACATCACAGTCCACTTTATTCTATCTTGATCGCTTAGAAAAGTATCTACTCCATGGTGCGCTTGAAGATAATGTTTGA